From Solanum lycopersicum chromosome 4, SLM_r2.1:
CAGTACCCAAACAGTGaaggaaattttgaatatgaataaCATGATACAATTCTTGAGGATATACATGCTTTAGATGAGAATCACTCATACAATTTGGTGGATTTACCAAAAGGATAAAAGACAATAGGATGCAAGTGGGTGTTTGCAATCAGTTAGTCCTGATAGCTCTATAGCAAGACATTAGGTGAGACTTGTGGCTAAAGTCTATACTCAAAATTATGGGATGGATTATTTCTGCGGAGTATCCAAGCTCACCTCTGTCTGTTTGTTTATTTCCTTGGCTACTACTCAACATTATCCCTAACATCATTTAAATATCAAGAATGTGTTCCATCATGGTAATCTCTTCGAAGAGATGCATATGAAGCAAACACTTGTTTTGTTGCTCAAGGGGAGTATGAAAAAGTTTATCTCGAAAAATCTCTATATGGTCTGAAGCAGAGTCCTCGGGCTTGGTGTGACAATTAGGATGCTCTACACAATGCCTTAAAGCCAGCGCATCATGAGAAAACAAAACACATTGAGGTCGACTATCACTTTGTAGTGAAAAGATTCAAGAGAATATTATTTCTAATGGTTGGCTATGTGAAGACAGGAGAGCAATTGGTTGATATTTTCACAAAGGCTATAAACAAAACCGAGTGGAATATCTTTGTAACAAGTTGGGCATGATTAATATTTATGCTCCAActtgagggtggtgttacatAATATATGTACAtctaaatataatatacatagCACGATCATAGGTAGAGATATTTAcgaaatttatgattttatttcctTAGATGGATGTACTTGTATATTTGCAAATACCTCACTCTACAAAAATACAAAGAGATTTTTGACATTATCTCTTTATCTTACAAATAcctttaatttattaagagaTAATGCATAGGTATCCCCCTAGCCTATGACTGAAATCTCAGTGACACACCTAAACTTAACTAATATCCTATTGCCCCCTAAACTCATTTTATTCGTATATTTGTGCACCTTTTGTACTGATGTATCACCTTCAACCACCCAAGTTGGTTGTGTTTATACACACTCGCCTGCTATgtgtgtaaataattttttaaaaatatatatatttttaaatttttttataataatatttcgcaatttttattaaaaatataatttattttttataagaaaaatattcttattttttttatcttgcaattaaaataagttaacaTTTTTTACCTTGTAtggaaactatttttttttacttgcatttattttttctcttttatttttctattgaggttattttctttgttttccttttgatttgatttcaaatgtcttgtatttaaaataagttaattttgtacggatatcaaaataagtgaggaaaatcaaataaaacataaaaatattaagacattaaaattaaaggacacttttaaattgcttttttaaatatacacaATTTATTAAGAACAATTAAAgtgaaaagataataaattaattaaaaaaatttaaagcgaaaagaaattaaaataaatattttacgaagaaaagaaacaaaaataattaaatatatataagttttattatcaataaatatgtgTACTAACTAATTACAAAGagacaaattaaaaaatggCATGTGTTCAATTTGTGTACTCATCACTTAACTTCAAGAGAGTGTACACACTCTCCTCTATGACATGTCACCATTTGTGgtgtatttatttcattttaaattagtttcaGTGGTTAATAGGACTCTAGTTAAGTTTAGGTGTGTCTCTAAATTTCTATCATAGaggatacttatgcatttttctttttattaattctaaatgatagatcaaattaaatatataaaaagcttttagcaaacaaaaaaaaattacaaaaggaTATCTATATACATACTAAACAGGCACCCAAGGGTGTGACCTAGTGAtcaatgaagtggttgagaaACCCGAGGCCTCAAATTTAAAACTTAGAGGAGAcaaaaaacactaggtgattctttCCATTTGTTCTAACTTTGGTGGACAGTGTGACCTGTTCAACGTTGCTGGTAGGAtggcaaaatatatatatatatatatatatatatatatatatattaggctGGTACATGTATACAGGCATTTTTGTAAGTACATCAAAGGTCGAAATATATACAAAGAGATGTAAGTAGACAGTTCTTTAAAACAATCTGGAGAACCTGTTTATCACTTTGTGCATcgtgtgaaattaggtcttaggctagctcaaagggaggaggattgtccaagccttataaggagttcacccatctcattaatcatcgatgtgggacttttgtcattctttaataccCCACCTCACGTCCAGTGGTTAGCATTTGGTGCGTGggcaattttaattttggggaCCCCAACATCGGGTGAAACAGActctgctctgataccatatgaaattaggtcttaggcctaactcacaccccaaaagctagctcaaatgGAGGAGGATTATCCAAGCCTTATAAgaagtccacccatctcattaatcaccgatgtgggacttttgttattctttaacAATCGAGCtattatttttctccttcaaaGTTTGTAACATCTCAAATATATTGTGTCATTTTTCAACCAGTCAAATTTATAAATGAGATGTTCATATGTCTTACTTTTAGTCTCTCTTTCAGTCCTATCTTGACAATATGGATAAAGGGTCCAGCTGCTAATGATATTAGCGTATATTCATTCAATTTGGCAACAGAATTTACTGTTTGGCACAAGCGTAACTTAGGCCTCTGCTATTGAAATTGACCATTTTTTGCTTGCCATAAACACTTCTAAATCCTGAAGCTGAAGAGAAACATACTTTGAAGAAAACAATATCAGAATCGCCAGTCTATGACTCACAAAAAACATTTGAACAAAGCTAATTTTTTCAggtaaagggtaaaaaaaatatatatagattcaCAATAACATTTGTTGACCGCTTTTTAGATCATTTGTAGTATAgattcacataatcaagtagAATAGaaccatataaagaaaaacAGAAAGCCCCATAAGAAGAGCTTTAAAGAAGATAACGACCCATACGAAATATCAGCAGAAGTAAGTCTCACCTCAGTTGGTTTGGGTGGCATAGCCCGTTGGATAAGTCCCCCCTTTTTTTATCCATTTCTTATGCAACACCAATATCAGGAACTGAAGCAACAACAACAGAGCAAATCAAAGTGAAGAAGAGGATTGAAAATACAGTGTAATAACAAATCAAGTGTTGATTTCCAAGTATATACATACGGACATGACACTGTATCACAACTATAGGCCAAAATTTGGTGTACAACTCATGCGTGTAATTCTTACTCGTTAGCGGCTTATATAAATACTAGACGGGTACCCAACATGCTTCATTTAGCGTAACGATTTTCATTGTAATAATACAAGCTAAGCAGTGTAAGCCGCCAAATGCCTCTATATTAACATAGGCAGAGCATGTACATATATCAAACTCATGTATAATACCCTTAAAAATGATATTGACAACCAAATAGTGGTCAAACAAACTGTAAAAACCAAAAACCAATTCATATTGATGTTTAAATAGATACAATAACCAACCATCCAAAATCCGAATAGAGATTAATGATCTGCACCCCTAACAGTCAGCaagtgtttatttttaaaaagagggGGGGAATTGGGGGTAGGAGAAGTGGAAATGGGAGAGAGGATAGCAAGACCCTCACCAACAACGTGAAAGTTCAAGTAACCAGCCTACTAACTTAACTAATAAGGTTGTTCAATTTGCTAGACAACATTATCCTAGCCCTGGCTGtcattttttctctttaattgaACTAAGCTCTGCTTGTAATTGAAAACCCAAGAGCGACCAATGATTAGGTCCAGCTGAAAGCCAAGATCAATTACTTGTCTTGTTGTGGGGTCATATACTACCAACTGTGAAGTTTCTGCGATTTGGAAAATCATCTTATCCTCCTCCCAGACGTTGCGAGGCTTATGAGCACCTATTTGAGGTTGAACACTAAGAACTTTGGTCCAACTACCCTCTAGATTCATTTCCCACACATCATATACGGATGTCATTTGTCGACCAAAACCACCAACTAAGATAGCTAGCGAGTCACCACGCAACATAAGCTTTCCCCATTGTGTGTATGGAATATACGGGCCTTGCATCTCCCCAAATTGTTCGCTGCCCATATCAAACGTGCACATGCGGAAGATATTGTCTCGAAGCCCACAGATCCAATAATATACCCCGTTGAGATGTGTAGCGCCAATGGACTTGTGTAAGTTACAACAGTCAGGGAAATCAGGTCTCAGGTCCTTCCAAGAGTTGTTGTGTAAGGAATAGACGCTGACAAAGAAATCGGGGGAAATGCCCAGTCCCTCTTCATCCCAAAATGTTCGTACATACAGAACCTTATAATCTTGAGTCAACGGGTCAAACCCCAATGCAAACTGATCATCGTGATCTCTGAATGGCTGAGACTCAAAGGACGCAGGAGGCAGAGGCCAGACCTCCCTGGTGGCAGGATTCCACAAAGCCAAGTGAGCATTGCCTTCATCAAAAAAGGATGCATTTTCCACCAAGAATAGGCCATCAACTGGGCCAATAATGGACCAGAAATCAGAGGTACACTGAAGCTGATGGACAGTTTTTTGTTCAGGGACAACACCTTGAACTATATTGGTAGGGAGCAAGGAAAAATCAATGGAATGTGATTCCCTCGTAAGTGTTAAGTTACAAATGAAGAGATGGACATGATTACGCTTGTGACGGAAATGCATTTCTACAAAACTTGGACTTGTGA
This genomic window contains:
- the LOC138337019 gene encoding F-box only protein 8-like isoform X2: MVGRRQLPKDLLVEVLLWLPVESLVRFKCVSKHWYALITSPSFVEMHFRHKRNHVHLFICNLTLTRESHSIDFSLLPTNIVQGVVPEQKTVHQLQCTSDFWSIIGPVDGLFLVENASFFDEGNAHLALWNPATREVWPLPPASFESQPFRDHDDQFALGFDPLTQDYKVLYVRTFWDEEGLGISPDFFVSVYSLHNNSWKDLRPDFPDCCNLHKSIGATHLNGVYYWICGLRDNIFRMCTFDMGSEQFGEMQGPYIPYTQWGKLMLRGDSLAILVGGFGRQMTSVYDVWEMNLEGSWTKVLSVQPQIGAHKPRNVWEEDKMIFQIAETSQLVVYDPTTRQFLILVLHKKWIKKGGTYPTGYATQTN
- the LOC138337019 gene encoding F-box only protein 8-like isoform X1, which encodes MVGRRQLPKDLLVEVLLWLPVESLVRFKCVSKHWYALITSPSFVEMHFRHKRNHVHLFICNLTLTRESHSIDFSLLPTNIVQGVVPEQKTVHQLQCTSDFWSIIGPVDGLFLVENASFFDEGNAHLALWNPATREVWPLPPASFESQPFRDHDDQFALGFDPLTQDYKVLYVRTFWDEEGLGISPDFFVSVYSLHNNSWKDLRPDFPDCCNLHKSIGATHLNGVYYWICGLRDNIFRMCTFDMGSEQFGEMQGPYIPYTQWGKLMLRGDSLAILVGGFGRQMTSVYDVWEMNLEGSWTKVLSVQPQIGAHKPRNVWEEDKMIFQIAETSQLVVYDPTTRQVIDLGFQLDLIIGRSWVFNYKQSLVQLKRKNDSQG